Proteins from one Salvelinus sp. IW2-2015 linkage group LG9, ASM291031v2, whole genome shotgun sequence genomic window:
- the LOC111968352 gene encoding usherin isoform X1, whose protein sequence is MGSTASIWTTVTTLTLPLSLSSPAPQYISPFEVYSNLTLVWLDWSASFSLNGLLRDYSLTDNNLRVYIGFHSYLYIPRTSEKTLSLQVTCTTDIGSASTPIIRYSPATGMSPVEPTPGGKQGVGTQGAPVYSEMWFILLLVFLGLLVLAVLLGLVLRRALRKEPFIRERPPLVPLQKRSQAGGDAYMRPYSDMCSKHHASTLLLTDLSTVAGLTDSKIVGGGSRFSPMSVLPLAQPITAQPRLLPELPAPQRQSADRTGQEVSDGREGTRLWAVCGG, encoded by the exons ATGGGTAGTACCGCCTCCATCTGGACTACTGTTACTAcactaactctccctctctctctctcttctccagctcCTCAGTATATCTCTCCATTTGAGGTGTACAGTAACCTGACTCTGGTGTGGCTGGACTGGagtgcctctttctctctgaacgGTCTTCTGAGAGACTACTCACTGACAGACAACAACCTGAGAGTCTACATTGGCTTCCACAGCTACCTCTATATACCCCGCACCTCAGAGAAGa ccctCTCCCTCCAGGTGACCTGTACCACAGACATTGGCAGTGCCAGCACCCCTATCATCAGATACAGTCCTGCTACAGGCATGA GTCCGGTGGAGCCCACCCCAGGAGGGAAGCAGGGTGTGGGGACCCAGGGAGCTCCAGTCTACTCTGAGATGTGGTTCATCCTgctgctagtctttctgggtCTCCTGgtcctggctgtgctgctgggcCTGGTGCTGAGGAGGGCCCTGAGGAAAGAACCCTTCATTAGAGAACGCCCCCCTCTCGTCCCCCTGCAGAAGAGGAGCCAGGCGGGAGGAGACGCttacatg AGGCCGTATTCTGACATGTGTTCTAAACATCACGCCAGTACTCTCCTCCTCACTGACCTCTCCACTGTTGCA GGCCTGACGGACAGTAAGATTGTGGGCGGAGGCTCACGGTTCAGCCCCATGTCGGTCCTTCCGTTGGCCCAGCCAATCACAGCTCAGCCACGCCTACTCCCAGAACTCCCTGCACCGCAGCGTCAGTCAGCTGATCGAACAGGACAGGAAGTCTCTGATGGGAGGGAAGGGACAAGACTCTGGGCtg TATGTGGAGGATGA
- the LOC111968352 gene encoding usherin isoform X2, translating to MGSTASIWTTVTTLTEAPQYISPFEVYSNLTLVWLDWSASFSLNGLLRDYSLTDNNLRVYIGFHSYLYIPRTSEKTLSLQVTCTTDIGSASTPIIRYSPATGMSPVEPTPGGKQGVGTQGAPVYSEMWFILLLVFLGLLVLAVLLGLVLRRALRKEPFIRERPPLVPLQKRSQAGGDAYMRPYSDMCSKHHASTLLLTDLSTVAGLTDSKIVGGGSRFSPMSVLPLAQPITAQPRLLPELPAPQRQSADRTGQEVSDGREGTRLWAVCGG from the exons ATGGGTAGTACCGCCTCCATCTGGACTACTGTTACTACACTCACTGAGG ctcCTCAGTATATCTCTCCATTTGAGGTGTACAGTAACCTGACTCTGGTGTGGCTGGACTGGagtgcctctttctctctgaacgGTCTTCTGAGAGACTACTCACTGACAGACAACAACCTGAGAGTCTACATTGGCTTCCACAGCTACCTCTATATACCCCGCACCTCAGAGAAGa ccctCTCCCTCCAGGTGACCTGTACCACAGACATTGGCAGTGCCAGCACCCCTATCATCAGATACAGTCCTGCTACAGGCATGA GTCCGGTGGAGCCCACCCCAGGAGGGAAGCAGGGTGTGGGGACCCAGGGAGCTCCAGTCTACTCTGAGATGTGGTTCATCCTgctgctagtctttctgggtCTCCTGgtcctggctgtgctgctgggcCTGGTGCTGAGGAGGGCCCTGAGGAAAGAACCCTTCATTAGAGAACGCCCCCCTCTCGTCCCCCTGCAGAAGAGGAGCCAGGCGGGAGGAGACGCttacatg AGGCCGTATTCTGACATGTGTTCTAAACATCACGCCAGTACTCTCCTCCTCACTGACCTCTCCACTGTTGCA GGCCTGACGGACAGTAAGATTGTGGGCGGAGGCTCACGGTTCAGCCCCATGTCGGTCCTTCCGTTGGCCCAGCCAATCACAGCTCAGCCACGCCTACTCCCAGAACTCCCTGCACCGCAGCGTCAGTCAGCTGATCGAACAGGACAGGAAGTCTCTGATGGGAGGGAAGGGACAAGACTCTGGGCtg TATGTGGAGGATGA